The Nicotiana tabacum cultivar K326 chromosome 5, ASM71507v2, whole genome shotgun sequence sequence TGCAAATAGGCTTATGTTTGTATGAGATGAACTCCACTAGCCAAAATATTGGTCATATTACAAAAATTGTGATATATGTATTATTGTTGGGAAGGTAAAAAAAATTACTTGCTGATACAATTAATTATTgcttttaaatgaaaaataaagtgGAGCAGAAAGACCGATTTTTCGAGCCATTTTACAATGAGAGTACAAATACTTCATTCCACTTTGTATGAATATTAGATTTTCCTTATTAATTTGTCTAAAAAGGAATGACATACTTTTATTGTTTATTAGTAATTAGAAGTAATGACATATTTTTTAACTGTTAGTAATTAGAAGTGTGTATAGTCACATAATGATGGGTTTTACAGTACCTTAGCTTTATGTTttaatgatctaacaaacttactgtcaaagAACAAAATAAGGAACCTGATACACTTGGTACACAATTCAAATCAACGGACTTAAGCTAATGTGAGTTGTTGTGACTTCAGAAGATAAAGATTCAACACAGGGACCTGATCCTCTTGGGTTCCCCTAATAGTAGTACGAAATCAACTGTCTACAGTTGGAAAGTGAACTGCCTGCACTGTACACGCAAACAGTGCAGCACAGTACAACAGTAACTTCTCATTGACCAACCAAGttattacatcattcaagtgatgtcatccaaGTTGTATTAACAAAGAGCATTACAACAAAACATCATTTGAACACTTGAGAATTCATTCATGCAATCCAACCATCTATCGATCAAGCattcaattctcaagtgcatcaagaacaaagtacaacactactacggaccagttcctacaGCAAGTATCTTGTATGTatttagttgagttgtaactttataATTGTTCTTCATTATAATTCCTACTTTGCTTATTCTAGAAGCTTTAATTAGGAACCCTTTGAAAACCATAAACTCTTAGTGTTTGtgtcgtgactagagttagtcatgagttaaagtctttgtaataggtgtattgcaaagtggcttgtaataagtGTATTACatgttagtgagggattaagagtttaattcctagattgcataggttgtaatctaaaagatTGCTAaaagtgaagttgaaatcctaccagtgTAGGTTGTGGTTTTTTATCCCATTGAGTAggaatttttccacgtaaaagtTCCTTGTTCCATTTACTTAGTGTTTTATTAACTTCATCTATGGAAACCTATTATGACATagtctctatatagtttggtggacttatatattctatcaattggtatcagagcgggttctttctaatgggttaacacctagaaaggatcctcatggctgctccaccaaattttgaagaggGTCAGTCTACCTACAGACCACCTAGGTTCAATGGGCAATACTATTGGTGGTGGAAGACAAGAATGTGTGACTTTATCATGGCAGAAGATTTCGAGTTGTGGATGTTATTTGTGATGGTCCTTATGTCCCTCCCTACAAAGAAGGTCGGAGACCCCGGTGAGACAGTGCCTAAGACGAGGAAAGAATACAACGATGCAGATAGGAAAGTTATAGAGAAAAACTTTCGTGCCAAGAAAGTTTTGGTGTGTTGTATAGGACGATGAATACAATAGGATCTCAGCCTGTCAATCCGCCAAGGAGATATGGGAATCTTTACAAACAGCATACGAGGGAACCACTCAAGTAAAGCAATCCAAGATTGACATGCTCATTACTGAGTATGAGGTTTCCAGAATGAAGGacgatgaatctattcaagaCATGCATAcaagattcacttccatcataaatgagctatACTCGCTTGGTAAAATCATTCCTAGGAGCAagcttgtgaggaaaattctcaATGTTTTGCCCAGTTCATGGGAGAGTAAAGTGAATGCCATTACTGAAGCAAAAGATTTGCAGGCGTTAACCATAGACGAGCTAGTTGGAAATATGAAAACCTACGAAATGAAGTAGAACAAGgatagtgaaagaagagaaccaaagaaggaaaagaacctgacACTCAAGGCTGAAAGCAATGACTCCATTAAGGAGGACAGTGACATGGATTACTTAACCAGAAGGTTTCAGAAAATGGTTcaaagaaatagaggtatacCAAAGAGAGGCAGTTCCAACAAACCAAAGAATTATAACCTCCGTCATTTATTTAGAAAGCCAGggcatttcatcaaggatttcccTCTCTTGAAGCAAGAACATTTCAAACACAACTCTCATAAAGTAgccaagaggaacccggttcctgacaAATGCTTCAAAAGAAAGGACGCCACTAACAATGTTGTGAAGTAAGCTCTTGCAGCATGTGGAGATTCCTCCGGTGAgtctgaagaagaaaatgatgcaGGTGATAACTCTATGATGGCAGTTGATAGTGAAGCCAATGAATATGATTAAATATTTGCTTTGATGGCTCAGTCAGACAGTGATGaggatgatgacaatgatgaggtaaattttagggATGTTTAGAGAAATCTGAAATACTACTATCCTAAGAAACTCATGTCATTAGCAAATGTGTTAattgatgcctatcatagtcTTGTAGATGATAAGGATGCTTTAACCATAGAGTTAGGAGATGCTGAATAAACTAGAGATGACCTGGTAGTCTGTGTGGTTGACTTGAAGGAAACCATAGATAATCTGGAAAATGAAAAGGATGTTCTAACTAAGAAAATTGCTAGTGTAGAACATGAAAGAGATAATTTGATGGTAGTAGTTGTTTATTTAAAAGAAACCATCAAAAATTTCAGTAAAGAAAAGAATGACTTAGTGGAGAAAGTTGATGCGTTGGAGCATAAAAGAGATGACCTCTTAGTTGTGATTATAGACTTGAGGGAAACAATAGAGGAAATCAAAGTAGAATGTAGGCCTGGAAATtttgagaaaggaaaagaagttgCTAGCGAAGCACATATTAGACTTGAAAATGAGTTAAACGTCGTAAAAACTAGTTTATGTGCTGAACTTTGAGAAAAATAGGCAGCTTCAAGCAGAACTGAAAAGAGTAAAAAATGATCTTGAGAAGTCTCTTAAGTAAACCTGGTCCTCGGATGCTATTACTGCCATGTACGTGAACAATGGTTGAAACAGGCAGGGAATAGGGTTTCAAAGGGAGAGAACTCCTTATAATCCTCATAGCAAATATGTTACTGTACCTGATAATTGGTTGTGTACCTACTATGGGAACAAAAGgcatttcaaagaaaattgccaAGTTATGGTTCAGTCTCTTCAGAAAAACAAAGTCTTTGCTGAAAGAGTAACTGTTGAAAGAGGACCAGGTGCCGCCCATAAAAAGCACAAGTTACCTGCATGAACTAGAAGAGCACTTATTCATCCTCTTGTctattacaagggacccaaacttgcttgGGCTCCTAAATCTAATCCTTCATCTCCTTGTGTAGGAAATAGTAAAAAGAAGTGGTCAACAATGGTTTATGGACAGTggatgctcaaagcacatgactagAAATACTatggactttctttcactaaaagccttGCAAAGAGGGGGTATATCCTTTGGCAATgggaaaaaggggtacattcttggagttaGTAAGATTGGGAAATAACtcactcactctattgagaatgtgtactatgtAAATGGTCTCaagtacagtctcttgagtgttTCTCAAATATGTGATAAGGGAAACACAGCGGAATTCTTGTCAAAGATATGCACAGTTACAAATCTAGtaactggtgtagtggtacttatggccaaaagatacaagaatatCTACGTTGCTGATTTTAAGTCCCTACAAAGTGGTGATTTGAGTTGCTTGAAAGTAGTTGATGATGATGCTAAGCCGTGGAATAGAAGACTGGGACATGCAAGCTTCTCTCTACTGAATAAACTAGTTCaaaaggacctggttcgtggtcttCCCAAGTCAAAGTTCAAAGAGCACAAGGTTTGTGATGCTTGCGCTAGAGGGAAGCATGTGAAATCCTCATTCAAGCCAAAGAAGGATGTCAGCACCTCAAAACCACTTGATCTCcttcatatggatctatgtggtccTATGAGAGTACAAAGTAGGGGAGGAAAAGATACATTTTTGTGATAGTGAATGACTATTGAAGATTCACTTGGACCATGTTCCTTAGAACAAAAGATGAAACTTTTGAAGTTTTTGTagcctttgtgaagaaaatttGAATATGGAGTCAAAAGTTGCATGCATCAGATCAGATCATggaacagaatttgacaatgATAAGTTTGATGTATTCTACAATAAAAATGGCATTACCCATAACTTTGTAGCCCcaagaactccacaacaaaatggagttgtagaaaggaagaacagaactgttgaagaaatggcaagaacaatgttgATCGATAGTGGCATTAATAAGAACTTCTGGGTTGAAGTTGTCAACACTGCATgttacttggtgaacaggtgcataaTCAGGTCTCTTTTGAACAAAACTCCCTATGAGTTGCTGAATGAAAGGAAGCCCAAGCTGACTCACTtaagaacatttgggtgcaaatgttatattctcaacaatggaaaggattagcttggaaaatttgatgccaagagtgatgaaggaatctttctggGATATTCCTCTCAAAGTAAAGCCTACAAGGTATACAATAAGCCGACTCAATTTGTTGAGGAGAGTATCCACATAATCTTTGACGAGTCCTACCCTTCCTATGAGAAAAACAACAAGGATGATCAAGATGGAGAGCCTCTGATGGTTCTAGGAGAAGTTATTAATATGGCAAATGGAAAGGTAGATATGATGAGTCAAGTGAAGGAGTCAAGTGAAGGAGACAAGTGAAGACAATACAACCTCTTTCTCATCAGTCGGAGAGGAACCATGTACTAcaattacaaccactgaagctgaagaaagagtggttgatgcagttcaaAGTACTTCACGGGTAGTTGAAAGAAGAATACAAGAAAACCAATAAGGATTACCCAGCTCGTCTATAAATGAAGCTCAAGTGCCCAATTGGAAACATAAAAGCTCTCATCCTCTTGAAAACATAATTACCCCTCTGGA is a genomic window containing:
- the LOC142180994 gene encoding uncharacterized protein LOC142180994, encoding MAAPPNFEEGQSTYRPPRFNGQYYWWWKTRMCDFIMAEDFELWMLFVMVLMSLPTKKDDEYNRISACQSAKEIWESLQTAYEGTTQVKQSKIDMLITEYEVSRMKDDESIQDMHTRFTSIINELYSLGKIIPRSKLVRKILNVLPSSWESKVNAITEAKDLQALTIDELSDSDEDDDNDEETIDNLENEKDVLTKKIASVEHERDNLMVVVVYLKETIKNFSKEKNDLVEKVDALEHKRDDLLVVIIDLRETIEEIKVECRPGNFEKGKEVASEAHIRLENELNVGIGFQRERTPYNPHSKYVTVPDNWLCTYYGNKRHFKENCQVMVQSLQKNKVFAEREIVKRSGQQWFMDSGCSKHMTRNTMDFLSLKALQRGGISFGNGKKGLLSVSQICDKGNTAEFLSKICTVTNLVTGVVVLMAKRYKNIYVADFKSLQSGDLSCLKVVDDDAKPWNRRLGHASFSLLNKLVQKDLVRGLPKSKFKEHKVCDACARGKHVKSSFKPKKDVSTSKPLDLLHMDLCGPMRVQSRGGKDTFL